One region of Caldisericaceae bacterium genomic DNA includes:
- a CDS encoding gamma carbonic anhydrase family protein, producing MILEFNGKKPKISSGAIVFDNTTIIGDVVIEDGASIWFGSVLRGDIGKIYIGKNSNIQDNSVIHVDEGTTCFIGENVTVGHNAIIHSATILENTLIGMGAVVLSNAKIGKSCIVGAQALVLENAEFEDGTLILGVPAKAVRKLTEEEKRGLVEHAINYRKLAEEYKK from the coding sequence ATGATACTGGAGTTTAATGGAAAAAAGCCAAAAATATCAAGTGGTGCAATTGTTTTTGATAACACTACAATTATTGGGGATGTAGTGATTGAAGATGGTGCAAGTATATGGTTTGGAAGCGTATTAAGGGGAGATATTGGAAAGATTTACATTGGAAAAAATTCAAACATCCAAGATAACTCTGTAATTCATGTAGATGAAGGAACAACATGTTTTATTGGAGAAAATGTTACAGTTGGGCATAATGCAATAATCCATTCTGCAACAATTTTGGAAAATACTCTTATAGGCATGGGGGCTGTGGTTTTATCAAACGCAAAAATTGGTAAAAGTTGTATTGTAGGAGCGCAAGCGCTTGTGCTTGAAAATGCTGAGTTTGAAGATGGAACACTTATTTTAGGTGTCCCTGCAAAGGCTGTAAGAAAATTAACCGAAGAAGAAAAAAGAGGACTTGTAGAGCACGCAATAAACTATAGAAAACTTGCAGAGGAGTATAAAAAGTAA